A single Lactuca sativa cultivar Salinas chromosome 8, Lsat_Salinas_v11, whole genome shotgun sequence DNA region contains:
- the LOC111911844 gene encoding putative germin-like protein 2-1 has protein sequence MASQILFLGLIMLTCSIALASDSSPLQDFCVADFNGPVLVNGFACKDPKLVQADDFFVSGLHLMGNTSNAMGSKGTLVTVAQLPGLNTLGISMARIDFAPWGVNPPHIHPRATEILTILEGTIQVGFITSNPENRLITKVLQKGDVFVFPQGLVHFQRNVGNGNAIGIAGLSSQNPGVNTVGNVVFGAKPDIPDDLLAKAFQVDVNIIDQIQSKF, from the exons ATGGCTTCTCAAATTCTCTTTCTAGGGCTTATCATGCTAACTTGTTCTATTGCCTTGGCATCCGACAGCAGCCCTCTTCAAGATTTTTGTGTTGCAGACTTTAATGGCCCAG TGCTAGTGAATGGTTTCGCTTGCAAAGATCCGAAGCTTGTACAGGCGGACGATTTCTTCGTTAGTGGACTACACTTAATGGGAAACACCTCAAATGCCATGGGATCTAAAGGGACTCTAGTGACTGTTGCCCAACTACCAGGTCTCAACACTCTTGGTATCTCAATGGCACGTATAGACTTTGCTCCATGGGGTGTTAATCCCCCTCACATCCATCCTCGGGCAACTGAAATCTTGACTATTCTTGAAGGCACCATCCAAGTTGGGTTCATCACATCCAATCCTGAAAACCGTTTAATAACCAAAGTACTTCAGAAGGGTGATGTTTTTGTTTTCCCACAAGGTCTTGTTCACTTTCAAAGGAATGTTGGAAATGGCAATGCTATTGGGATTGCAGGTCTAAGTAGCCAAAACCCAGGTGTTAATACAGTTGGAAATGTTGTATTTGGAGCAAAACCTGATATTCCAGATGATCTTCTGGCAAAGGCTTTTCAAGTGGATGTTAACATCATTGATCAAATTCAGTCGAAATTTTAG